The following are from one region of the Canis lupus baileyi chromosome 25, mCanLup2.hap1, whole genome shotgun sequence genome:
- the DNAJC22 gene encoding dnaJ homolog subfamily C member 22 isoform X1: protein MAKGLLVTYALWAVGGPAGLHHLYLGRDSHALLWMLTLGGGGVGWLWEFWKLPSFVAQANRTQGQRQSSGGRTPPPSLIRFVAQMIVGIYFGLVALISLSFMANFYIVGLPLAVGLGVLLVAAVGNQTSDFKNTLGAAFLTSPIFYGRPIAILPISLAASITAQKHRRYKASVGSESLSVRLYRLGLAYLAFTGPLAYSVFCNTAATLSYVAETLGSFLSWFSFFPLVGRLTESVLLLPYRIWRLLVGDPGFSSSYFQEWEKLYEFVSSFQDEKRQLAYQVLNLSEGATDEEIHGRYRELVKIWHPDHNRHRTEEAQRHFLEIQAAYEVLSQPRKLRGS from the exons ATGGCCAAGGGGCTCTTGGTGACCTATGCCCTCTGGGCTGTAGGGGGCCCTGCTGGGCTCCACCACCTGTACCTGGGGCGGGACAGTCATGCACTGCTCTGGATGCTTACcctggggggtggtggggtgggctgGCTCTGGGAGTTCTGGAAGCTCCCAAGTTTTGTGGCTCAGGCCAACAGAAcccaggggcagagacagagctcAGGAGGCAGGACACCCCCTCCAAGTCTTATTCGCTTTGTTGCCCAGATGATAGTGGGCATCTATTTTGGCCTGGTGGCTCTCATTAGCCTTTCTTTCATGGCCAACTTCTATATTGTGGGCCTCCCACTGGCAGTTGGCTTAGGGGTCTTGCTGGTGGCTGCTGTTGGCAACCAGACCTCAGACTTTAAGAATACTCTAGGGGCAGCATTTCTTACTTCTCCTATCTTCTATGGCCGCCCCATCGCCATCCTGCCCATTAGCTTGGCTGCCAGCATTACAGCCCAGAAGCATCGCCGCTATAAAGCTTCAGTTGGGTCGGAATCGCTCAGTGTTCGACTCTATCGCCTGGGCCTGGCTTACCTTGCTTTCACAGGCCCTCTAGCCTACAGTGTCTTTTGCAACACAGCTGCCACCCTCAGCTATGTGGCAGAAACCCTTGGCTCCTTCCTGAGTTGGTTCAGCTTCTTCCCCCTTGTTGGCCGCCTCACGGAGTCCGTCCTCCTTCTGCCTTACCGGATCTGGAGGCTGCTGGTGGGGGATCCTGGGTTCAGCAGCAGCTACTTCCAGGAGTGGGAGAAGCTCTATGAGTTTGTTAGCAGTTTTCAGGATGAGAAGCGTCAGCTGGCCTACCAG GTTTTGAATCTCTCTGAGGGGGCAACGGATGAAGAAATACATGGACGATACCGAGAGCTTGTGAAGATCTGGCACCCTGACCACAACCGGCACCGGACTGAGGAGGCTCAGAGGCATTTCCTGGAGATTCAGGCTGCCTATGAAGTCCTGAGTCAGCCCAGAAAGCTCAGGGGATCCTGA
- the DNAJC22 gene encoding dnaJ homolog subfamily C member 22 isoform X3 → MAKGLLVTYALWAVGGPAGLHHLYLGRDSHALLWMLTLGGGGVGWLWEFWKLPSFVAQANRTQGQRQSSGGRTPPPSLIRFVAQMIVGIYFGLVALISLSFMANFYIVGLPLAVGLGVLLVAAVGNQTSDFKNTLGAAFLTSPIFYGRPIAILPISLAASITAQKHRRYKASVGSESLSVRLYRLGLAYLAFTGPLAYSVFCNTAATLSYVAETLGSFLSWFSFFPLVGRLTESVLLLPYRIWRLLVGDPGFSSSYFQEWEKLYEFVSSFQDEKRQLAYQILFP, encoded by the exons ATGGCCAAGGGGCTCTTGGTGACCTATGCCCTCTGGGCTGTAGGGGGCCCTGCTGGGCTCCACCACCTGTACCTGGGGCGGGACAGTCATGCACTGCTCTGGATGCTTACcctggggggtggtggggtgggctgGCTCTGGGAGTTCTGGAAGCTCCCAAGTTTTGTGGCTCAGGCCAACAGAAcccaggggcagagacagagctcAGGAGGCAGGACACCCCCTCCAAGTCTTATTCGCTTTGTTGCCCAGATGATAGTGGGCATCTATTTTGGCCTGGTGGCTCTCATTAGCCTTTCTTTCATGGCCAACTTCTATATTGTGGGCCTCCCACTGGCAGTTGGCTTAGGGGTCTTGCTGGTGGCTGCTGTTGGCAACCAGACCTCAGACTTTAAGAATACTCTAGGGGCAGCATTTCTTACTTCTCCTATCTTCTATGGCCGCCCCATCGCCATCCTGCCCATTAGCTTGGCTGCCAGCATTACAGCCCAGAAGCATCGCCGCTATAAAGCTTCAGTTGGGTCGGAATCGCTCAGTGTTCGACTCTATCGCCTGGGCCTGGCTTACCTTGCTTTCACAGGCCCTCTAGCCTACAGTGTCTTTTGCAACACAGCTGCCACCCTCAGCTATGTGGCAGAAACCCTTGGCTCCTTCCTGAGTTGGTTCAGCTTCTTCCCCCTTGTTGGCCGCCTCACGGAGTCCGTCCTCCTTCTGCCTTACCGGATCTGGAGGCTGCTGGTGGGGGATCCTGGGTTCAGCAGCAGCTACTTCCAGGAGTGGGAGAAGCTCTATGAGTTTGTTAGCAGTTTTCAGGATGAGAAGCGTCAGCTGGCCTACCAG ATTCTGTTTCCCTAA
- the DNAJC22 gene encoding dnaJ homolog subfamily C member 22 isoform X2, with protein MAKGLLVTYALWAVGGPAGLHHLYLGRDSHALLWMLTLGGGGVGWLWEFWKLPSFVAQANRTQGQRQSSGGRTPPPSLIRFVAQMIVGIYFGLVALISLSFMANFYIVGLPLAVGLGVLLVAAVGNQTSDFKNTLGAAFLTSPIFYGRPIAILPISLAASITAQKHRRYKASVGSESLSVRLYRLGLAYLAFTGPLAYSVFCNTAATLSYVAETLGSFLSWFSFFPLVGRLTESVLLLPYRIWRLLVGDPGFSSSYFQEWEKLYEFVSSFQDEKRQLAYQSHRERERGRDIGRGRSRLHAPGARRGTQSQVSRIAPWAKGRRQTTAPPRDPPLFNFY; from the exons ATGGCCAAGGGGCTCTTGGTGACCTATGCCCTCTGGGCTGTAGGGGGCCCTGCTGGGCTCCACCACCTGTACCTGGGGCGGGACAGTCATGCACTGCTCTGGATGCTTACcctggggggtggtggggtgggctgGCTCTGGGAGTTCTGGAAGCTCCCAAGTTTTGTGGCTCAGGCCAACAGAAcccaggggcagagacagagctcAGGAGGCAGGACACCCCCTCCAAGTCTTATTCGCTTTGTTGCCCAGATGATAGTGGGCATCTATTTTGGCCTGGTGGCTCTCATTAGCCTTTCTTTCATGGCCAACTTCTATATTGTGGGCCTCCCACTGGCAGTTGGCTTAGGGGTCTTGCTGGTGGCTGCTGTTGGCAACCAGACCTCAGACTTTAAGAATACTCTAGGGGCAGCATTTCTTACTTCTCCTATCTTCTATGGCCGCCCCATCGCCATCCTGCCCATTAGCTTGGCTGCCAGCATTACAGCCCAGAAGCATCGCCGCTATAAAGCTTCAGTTGGGTCGGAATCGCTCAGTGTTCGACTCTATCGCCTGGGCCTGGCTTACCTTGCTTTCACAGGCCCTCTAGCCTACAGTGTCTTTTGCAACACAGCTGCCACCCTCAGCTATGTGGCAGAAACCCTTGGCTCCTTCCTGAGTTGGTTCAGCTTCTTCCCCCTTGTTGGCCGCCTCACGGAGTCCGTCCTCCTTCTGCCTTACCGGATCTGGAGGCTGCTGGTGGGGGATCCTGGGTTCAGCAGCAGCTACTTCCAGGAGTGGGAGAAGCTCTATGAGTTTGTTAGCAGTTTTCAGGATGAGAAGCGTCAGCTGGCCTACCAG tcacacagagagagagagagaggcagagacataggcagagggagaagcaggctccatgcaccgggagcccgacgtgggactcaatcccaggtctccaggatcgcgccctgggccaaaggcaggcgccaaaccactgcgccacccagggatcccccattgtttaatttttattga